In the Pseudothauera hydrothermalis genome, one interval contains:
- a CDS encoding ABC transporter permease subunit yields MTDTSVSQPANGPGGYKRLLPVGRATRKSVLLADRFADVSITVGGLMVILAVFAILLFLAKEAAPLFMGGELRKQEAYDLPPMADLIWTNADEYQTMGVRIGASGRIETFHIETGRRLAGTELDFGGDTATAVGATINRSDMVFGFSDGSVRFAHIGLESQVLRREDMPIGLERLTEHDFTDGTAVFRLIPGDQVRRIALRAEVKPPEQIAPEGTPIKAMAFALGGTVERPTRSFVTFDAQGIGRLTRSETRINLMTRAERVETMSVELPALPTGTHIAKVLLSSQADQVYVGTAEGEVFRFDTRDFAAPRLAETARLTSPGVGLGVLGFLIGDQSIVVGGQDGSLKIFFRLQVEGAETTDGYRMVLARELEPQPAAIVAYDVSQRRKTLMTLDAAGNLWFRHATSEQVLLRLIQQHESDSGGEMVMLMPRDDGAVVTNRAGKVDYWRYAVPHPETTVKAIFGKLWYEGYPEPSYTWQSSSGTDLFEPKFSLVPLIFGTLKATVYSLLFALPIALLAAIYTSEFVHRRVRATVKPVMEMMESLPTVVLGFIAALILAPLVESWIAAVVLGFVALPFGLMLAAYIWQVLPPQLALKLNGLPKFAFMFAVVGISAWVAYRLGPWFEQTFFYGDFKAWVNRDVGTGTPFMGLLLWPLSFVAVSMLFNRTVGTAFRLHLRGLNRQQAGVFDGLRWIALVVASLLLSFGAAMLLTRIGFDPRGGVVDTYVQRNALVVGMVMGFAIIPNIYTLAEDALNSVPSQLRAASLAAGATPWQTAIWVVLPTALSGVFAACMIGMGRAVGETMIVVMAAGNTPVLDWNIFNGLRTLSANIAVELPEAVIGGTLYRMLFLAALTLFIMTFVINTIAEVIRQRFRKRAFQL; encoded by the coding sequence ATGACTGACACTTCGGTCAGCCAGCCGGCAAACGGTCCCGGCGGCTATAAGCGGCTTTTGCCGGTGGGCAGGGCTACCCGTAAATCGGTGTTGCTTGCCGACCGCTTTGCCGATGTTTCGATCACCGTCGGTGGCTTGATGGTCATTTTGGCCGTGTTTGCCATTTTGTTATTCCTTGCCAAAGAAGCCGCACCGTTGTTCATGGGCGGTGAATTGCGCAAGCAAGAGGCTTACGATCTGCCTCCGATGGCGGACTTGATCTGGACCAATGCCGACGAGTACCAAACAATGGGTGTGCGCATTGGGGCCAGTGGTCGGATCGAGACCTTTCACATTGAAACCGGTCGCCGCTTGGCCGGGACTGAACTCGATTTTGGCGGCGATACCGCAACCGCGGTGGGCGCTACCATCAATCGCAGCGATATGGTGTTCGGTTTTTCCGACGGTAGCGTGCGTTTTGCCCACATCGGGCTTGAATCGCAGGTGTTGCGGCGCGAGGATATGCCCATTGGGCTGGAACGTTTGACAGAACATGACTTTACAGACGGCACGGCCGTCTTTCGCCTCATCCCGGGCGATCAGGTGCGACGCATCGCTCTAAGGGCCGAAGTCAAACCGCCAGAGCAGATCGCTCCGGAAGGAACGCCCATCAAAGCGATGGCTTTTGCCTTGGGGGGTACCGTCGAACGTCCGACCCGTTCCTTTGTCACCTTCGACGCTCAAGGGATCGGTCGTTTGACGCGCTCGGAAACGCGCATCAATTTGATGACGCGGGCAGAGCGGGTTGAAACCATGTCGGTTGAACTGCCCGCATTGCCGACGGGAACTCACATTGCAAAGGTGCTGCTGTCCTCACAAGCCGACCAAGTGTACGTGGGTACGGCCGAAGGCGAGGTATTCCGCTTCGACACCCGCGACTTTGCAGCACCCCGCCTGGCGGAGACGGCGCGGCTGACTTCGCCGGGCGTTGGCCTGGGCGTGCTTGGATTTTTGATCGGCGACCAAAGTATCGTGGTCGGCGGTCAGGATGGCTCGCTCAAAATCTTTTTCCGCCTTCAGGTCGAAGGTGCAGAGACCACCGACGGCTACAGGATGGTGCTTGCCCGTGAGCTGGAGCCTCAGCCGGCAGCCATCGTAGCGTACGATGTTTCTCAGCGGCGCAAGACTTTGATGACGCTGGATGCTGCCGGCAATCTTTGGTTCCGTCATGCGACCAGTGAGCAGGTATTGCTACGTTTAATCCAGCAGCACGAAAGCGATAGCGGCGGTGAAATGGTCATGCTGATGCCGCGCGACGATGGCGCGGTGGTCACCAATCGGGCCGGCAAGGTCGATTACTGGCGTTATGCCGTGCCACATCCGGAAACCACCGTAAAAGCCATCTTTGGCAAACTTTGGTACGAGGGCTATCCGGAGCCAAGCTACACTTGGCAGTCTTCTTCCGGCACCGACTTGTTTGAACCCAAGTTCTCTCTGGTGCCGCTGATTTTCGGCACACTCAAGGCGACCGTTTATTCGCTGCTCTTTGCCTTGCCGATTGCGCTGTTGGCGGCCATTTATACCTCCGAGTTCGTGCATCGCCGGGTGCGCGCCACGGTCAAGCCGGTGATGGAGATGATGGAGTCGCTGCCCACCGTGGTACTGGGCTTTATTGCCGCGCTGATTCTCGCGCCGCTGGTCGAGAGCTGGATTGCCGCCGTGGTGCTCGGCTTTGTCGCGCTGCCGTTTGGTTTGATGCTGGCCGCCTATATCTGGCAGGTGCTGCCGCCGCAACTGGCGCTCAAGCTCAACGGCCTGCCCAAGTTTGCCTTCATGTTCGCGGTGGTCGGGATCTCCGCGTGGGTGGCTTACCGGCTGGGCCCGTGGTTTGAGCAGACTTTTTTCTATGGCGACTTCAAAGCCTGGGTCAATCGGGACGTGGGCACCGGCACGCCCTTCATGGGGCTGTTGTTGTGGCCTCTGTCTTTCGTTGCGGTCAGTATGCTTTTCAACCGTACCGTGGGCACCGCTTTCCGTCTGCACCTGCGTGGTTTGAACCGCCAGCAGGCCGGGGTCTTTGACGGTCTGCGCTGGATTGCCTTGGTGGTCGCGTCGCTACTGCTGTCTTTTGGCGCTGCCATGCTGCTAACCCGGATCGGCTTCGATCCGCGTGGCGGCGTGGTCGATACCTATGTCCAGCGTAACGCCCTGGTCGTGGGCATGGTGATGGGTTTTGCGATCATCCCCAATATCTACACCTTGGCCGAGGATGCGCTCAATTCGGTGCCGTCGCAATTGCGTGCAGCCAGCCTGGCCGCCGGTGCCACCCCCTGGCAAACCGCCATCTGGGTGGTGTTGCCCACTGCGTTGTCCGGTGTGTTTGCCGCCTGCATGATCGGCATGGGCCGTGCGGTGGGCGAGACGATGATCGTGGTCATGGCCGCGGGCAACACACCGGTGCTGGACTGGAACATTTTCAACGGCCTGCGCACGCTGTCGGCCAATATTGCGGTGGAGCTGCCCGAAGCGGTCATCGGCGGCACCTTGTACCGCATGTTGTTCCTGGCTGCGCTGACGCTTTTCATCATGACCTTCGTGATCAACACCATTGCCGAGGTCATCCGTCAGCGTTTCCGCAAGCGCGCTTTCCAGCTTTGA
- a CDS encoding PstS family phosphate ABC transporter substrate-binding protein yields the protein MTFNRIVIIAGDNPLRSRCGGSSPEIGKAEFTTLENPYMFKKSFIATAVVAMTASFAAQAEVQVDPALPSYKPVSGVSGSLKSIGSDTLNNLMTLWAEGFNAMYPNVKIEIEGKGSSTAPPALIAGTAQFGPMSRPMKSKEIDDFEKKYGYKPSAVRSAIDALAVYVHKDNPIECLTLQQVDAIFSKTRKGGLDKDIKTWGDVGLTGAWASRPISLYGRNSASGTYGYFKEVALFDGDYKDSVKEQPGSSTVVQGVASDIGGIGYSGVGYKTADVKAVKLASGPGKTCYAPTAENAAGGDYPISRFLYVYVNKNPNQPLDPLRGEFIRFIYSKQGQEAVLKDGYFPVVKALADEDLKLFGLAK from the coding sequence GTGACGTTTAACAGAATTGTCATCATAGCTGGGGATAATCCATTACGTTCCCGTTGCGGCGGGAGCTCACCCGAAATCGGGAAAGCTGAATTCACGACACTGGAGAATCCCTACATGTTCAAGAAAAGCTTCATTGCGACCGCCGTCGTGGCCATGACTGCCTCGTTTGCAGCGCAGGCGGAGGTGCAGGTCGATCCGGCGCTGCCGTCTTACAAGCCGGTGAGCGGTGTATCGGGTAGTTTGAAGTCCATCGGTTCCGATACTTTGAACAATCTGATGACGTTGTGGGCAGAAGGCTTCAACGCTATGTACCCCAACGTCAAAATCGAGATCGAAGGCAAGGGTTCCAGCACTGCGCCTCCGGCGTTGATTGCCGGTACCGCGCAATTCGGTCCGATGTCGCGTCCGATGAAATCCAAGGAAATCGACGATTTCGAGAAAAAATATGGCTACAAGCCGTCTGCCGTGCGTTCGGCGATCGACGCGCTGGCGGTGTACGTGCACAAAGACAACCCAATCGAATGCCTGACTCTGCAGCAGGTCGATGCGATCTTCTCCAAAACCCGCAAAGGCGGTTTGGACAAAGACATCAAAACCTGGGGGGATGTCGGGCTGACAGGTGCTTGGGCTTCGCGTCCGATTTCGCTGTATGGCCGCAACTCCGCCTCTGGCACTTATGGCTATTTCAAGGAAGTGGCGTTGTTCGATGGAGACTATAAGGACAGCGTGAAGGAACAGCCGGGTTCATCCACCGTGGTGCAAGGCGTGGCTTCCGACATTGGCGGTATCGGTTACTCTGGCGTGGGCTATAAGACCGCTGATGTCAAGGCGGTGAAACTGGCCAGCGGTCCGGGTAAGACCTGCTATGCGCCGACGGCTGAAAACGCCGCTGGCGGTGATTATCCGATCTCCCGTTTTCTCTACGTCTACGTCAATAAAAATCCCAACCAGCCGCTCGATCCGCTGCGCGGCGAGTTCATCCGCTTCATTTACTCCAAGCAAGGTCAAGAAGCGGTGCTCAAAGATGGATACTTCCCGGTCGTCAAGGCACTTGCCGACGAAGATCTGAAGCTCTTTGGCTTAGCCAAGTAA